One part of the Solanum dulcamara chromosome 8, daSolDulc1.2, whole genome shotgun sequence genome encodes these proteins:
- the LOC129901049 gene encoding serine carboxypeptidase-like 45, whose product MAMSLFFFLLYASIGIGYAFPPHPDKIILLPGQPQVGFQQFSGYVTVDDKKQRALFYYFVEAETDPSSKPLVLWLNGGPGCSSVGVGAFSENGPFRPRGQVLVRNEHSWNKEANMLYLESPVGVGFSYSTNTSSYETVNDELTARDNVVFLQRWFNKFPQYRNNNLFLTGESYAGHYVPQLAKLMIELNNKKKLFNLKGVALGNPVLEFATDFNSRAEYFWSHGLISDSTYRMFTSFCNYSRYVSEYYRDSVSPMCSRVMSLVSRETSKFVDKYDVTLDVCMSSVLSQSKIISPQENGEKIDVCIDDETVNYLNRQDVRRALHARLVGVRSWDVCSTILNYQLLDIEIPTISIVGMLVKERIPVLIYSGDQDSVVPLTGSRSVVHHLAKQMGLNTTVPYRVWFAGKQVGGWTQVYDNILSFATIRGAAHEAPFSQPERSLVLFKSFLQGKALPEVF is encoded by the exons ATGGCTatgtctctctttttctttcttctttatgCTTCTATAGGAATTGGGTATGCATTTCCTCCTCATCCAGACAAAATCATTCTTTTGCCTGGACAACCCCAAGTGGGATTTCAACAGTTTTCAGGCTATGTCACTGTTGATGACAAGAAACAAAGAGCTCTCTTTTACTACTTTGTGGAAGCAGAAACAGATCCATCTTCTAAGCCTCTTGTTTTGTGGCTGAATGGAG GACCTGGTTGTTCTTCTGTGGGAGTAGGTGCATTCTCTGAGAATGGTCCATTCAGACCAAGAGGACAAGTTCTTGTTAGGAATGAACACAGCTGGAATAAAG AGGCAAATATGTTATACTTGGAGTCTCCAGTTGGGGTTGGCTTCTCTTATTCAACTAATACATCTTCCTATGAGACAGTTAATGATGAGTTAACGG CCAGGGACAATGTTGTGTTCTTGCAACGCTGGTTCAACAAATTCCCACAGTATAGAAACAATAATTTGTTTTTAACTGGAGAAAGTTATGCAG GTCATTATGTACCTCAACTTGCGAAACTCATGATTGAGCTTAACAACAAGAAGAAATTGTTCAATTTGAAAGGAGTCGCA CTGGGTAATCCGGTTTTGGAATTTGCTACGGACTTCAATTCGAGGGCTGAGTACTTCTGGTCGCATGGCCTAATATCAGACTCCACATACAGAATGTTCACTTCTTTTTGCAATTATTCTCGCTATGTGAGCGAGTACTATAGGGACAGTGTATCGCCAATGTGTTCAAGAGTCATGAGCCTTGTAAGTAGAGAAACCAGTAAATTTGTGGACAAATATGATGTTACCCTGGATGTCTGTATGTCATCGGTGCTCTCTCAGTCCAAAATTATTAGTCCACAA GAAAATGGTGAGAAGATAGATGTCTGCATCGACGATGAAACTGTCAATTACTTAAACCGACAAGATGTGAGAAGGGCTCTTCATGCCAGGCTTGTTGGCGTTCGCAGCTGGGATGTTTGCAGCAC CATTCTGAATTATCAATTGCTTGACATAGAGATACCAACCATCTCTATAGTAGGAATGCTTGTCAAGGAGAGAATTCCAGTCTTAATCTACAG CGGGGATCAAGATTCTGTTGTTCCATTGACTGGAAGCCGCTCTGTTGTACATCATCTAGCAAAACAGATGGGATTGAACACAACTGTACCCTATAGGGTTTGGTTTGCAGGAAAACag GTTGGTGGATGGACTCAAGTGTATGATAATATCCTTTCATTTGCAACCATTAGAGGTGCTGCTCATGAAGCTCCTTTCTCTCAGCCAGAGAGATCACTTGTTCTGTTCAAGTCATTTCTTCAAGGCAAGGCACTTCCTGAAGTATTCTGA
- the LOC129901585 gene encoding nudix hydrolase 18, mitochondrial-like, translating into MFKTFSMSSRMGRDLQRYNEGCRQVVGCIPYRYKNSYQSGYNIDDLEFLLVSSQKSPRLMFPKGGWEIDESLKDAALRETFEEAGVLGDVEVQDYLGTWSFKSKSQGTFHEGHMLPLYVTQELDEWPEKSARRRLWMKFNEAREVCWHPWMKEALDVFASKLAKRNKEEPQTLYPFKELSNEAMANIDTPVANQMYNIEEPRTENFEANPLTCEEPSIYPIFVADSMFNETLFSEELGISHITTTTSMFNEDTRISIVAHS; encoded by the exons ATGTTCAAGACATTTTCTATGTCCTCCCGTATGGGTAGAGACTTACAGAGGTACAATGAAGGTTGTCGTCAAGTTGTTGG ATGCATTCCATACAGATACAAAAATAGTTACCAGTCAGGTTACAATATTGATGATTTGGAGTTTCTATTGGTCAGTTCACAGAAGAGTCCAAGATTGATGTTCCCTAAG GGTGGTTGGGAAATTGATGAGTCCTTAAAAGATGCAGCTTTACGAGAGACCTTTGAGGAAGCTGGGGTTCTTGGTGACGTTGAGGTTCAG GATTATTTAGGTACTTGGAGTTTCAAGAGTAAAAGCCAAGGCACATTTCATGAGGGACACATGCTGCCTTTGTATGTCACTCAGGAATTAGATGAATGGCCTGAGAAATCTGCCCGTCGACGTTTATGG ATGAAATTTAACGAAGCGAGGGAAGTATGTTGGCATCCATGGATGAAGGAAGCTTTAGATGTCTTTGCTTCTAAACTTGCTAAGAGAAACAAAGAAGAACCTCAGACATTATACCCTTTTAAGGAATTGTCAAATGAAGCAATGGCAAACATTGATACTCCAGTAGCTAACcaaatgtataatattgaaGAACCAAGAACGGAAAATTTTGAAGCAAATCCTTTGACTTGTGAAGAACCAAGCATCTATCCAATCTTTGTAGCCGATTCTATGTTCAACGAGACATTGTTCAGTGAAGAACTGGGAATAAGCCATATAACTACTACTACATCAATGTTCAATGAAGATACAAGAATAAGCATTGTTGCTCATAGCTAG